AAAAAAGGTACACTTAAATATTTTATAGTACTTACCAAATATGGATCACACAATCAATCATGgacatttataataaattaagttCAGGGGCTTGTAGCCTTGTATACAAAAGCGTTACTGTGTCCCACTTATACAAATACAACATAACAAAGTTCAAACACTCATGACAGACAAAACTTTTTTTCCACTACAATAATTGTTTTTGCAGTGCTTCCTTTGTCATAATTTTAGCACGAGGCGACAATTACAGACTGTGCGGCATTGATAGATTTCACAGTGAATCTGTTGAATCCAGCCATTTTAATCACATGCTCCCATTCTTTCAGTGTTCTTTCTTTGCCAATGCTTGTGTGTGCCATCATCACCATGTCTAACATTAACCCTACGTCTTCATACTTGTTGTGttttcctcctcctcctccttcttCTATAACTGCTTCCACAATAATCACTTTTCCGTTTTCTTTTGGTATAGCTTCCCTACAATTCTTTAAGATTTTGATGCATTCTTCATCCCCCCAATCATGCAAAACCCACTGCAAttaattgttcaatcaaatcaggaccaaatctttttttttttttttaatcatacactttaattaattagtataggATCCTTTACTCATAATAAAGTTAACAGTTAAGCATATCAAATAATGAAGTATTTGGTGTCTATCAATGCATAATACACATGAGTAAATATATGAATTCGACAACACACCTTAAAAAATACAACATCAGCTTTGGGAACACTTGTAAACATGTCACCTGCCACATGTTCTACCCCATCAAACTTTGGAGCCACATCAATGACATGAGGAAGGTCAAAGTTGATACCTTGAATCCAAGGAAAAGCCTTAACAAGGATGCTCAAGGTGGTACCATTCCCACCACCAACATCTACTAATGATCCAACACCATCAAACAACTCACTGCAACCTTCAACAATAGCAGGCACGACAACTTTAGCATCACAAGCCATAGCATCATTAAGAAGATTACTATGATCAATATTTGAAGCAGCATAGCTCCAAAGATCTTCACCATGAGCCTTCTT
Above is a window of Vicia villosa cultivar HV-30 ecotype Madison, WI unplaced genomic scaffold, Vvil1.0 ctg.000481F_1_1, whole genome shotgun sequence DNA encoding:
- the LOC131628803 gene encoding acetylserotonin O-methyltransferase-like, whose translation is MREMQSEVKWEKKEEEEEKEEAEAQVEIWKYIFGFVELSVVKCAIQLGIAEAIENHKKPMSLLELSSTLKCDPSYLNRIMRFLVHRKIFKTISTNHDNYPSYVQTPLSRRLIRNGEHSMTALLLLESSPVMVAPWLSLSDRVLVNGNPSFKKAHGEDLWSYAASNIDHSNLLNDAMACDAKVVVPAIVEGCSELFDGVGSLVDVGGGNGTTLSILVKAFPWIQGINFDLPHVIDVAPKFDGVEHVAGDMFTSVPKADVVFFKWVLHDWGDEECIKILKNCREAIPKENGKVIIVEAVIEEGGGGGKHNKYEDVGLMLDMVMMAHTSIGKERTLKEWEHVIKMAGFNRFTVKSINAAQSVIVASC